One Nonomuraea angiospora DNA segment encodes these proteins:
- a CDS encoding serine hydrolase domain-containing protein, with product MAGAMGQRLAELIAEYEVPGSALAYWHQGELHEFAAGTLNADTGVEATTDALYQIGSVTKVWTATLIMQQVEQGRLTLDTPVIEVLPEFKVADPEVTANVTIRHLLSHTSGIDGDQFIDTGRGDDCVEKYVAACATLAQNHPLGVTQSYCNSGFVIAGRVLERLTGKRWDDVLREGICEPLGLTHTWTLPEDVLRFRAAMGHEDGRTAPVWGLMRSMGPAGMICARPADVVAFGRAHLEGGLLENPAAMWEPQVDIPDPYTLGKQWGIGWIIDEWSGHKVISHAGNTIGQHAVLWAVPDTGTVVCVTANGGRSGEFTRAVATELFAELDGLTVPPAPSLPETPADVDVAPYAGVYERAGARITVSVLDDGKARLRLETTGELAALKEPEEADFVPVDENLFLFRLPGTRDWMAAVFFELADGTRYVHMGARATPKVG from the coding sequence GTGGCTGGAGCAATGGGTCAGCGGCTCGCCGAGCTGATCGCCGAGTACGAGGTTCCCGGCTCGGCGCTGGCGTACTGGCACCAGGGCGAGCTGCACGAGTTCGCGGCCGGCACGCTGAACGCCGACACCGGCGTCGAGGCGACCACCGACGCGCTCTACCAGATCGGCTCGGTCACCAAGGTGTGGACCGCGACCCTGATCATGCAGCAGGTCGAGCAGGGCCGGCTCACGCTGGACACGCCGGTCATCGAGGTGCTGCCCGAGTTCAAGGTGGCCGATCCCGAGGTCACCGCGAACGTGACGATCAGGCACCTGCTCTCCCACACCAGTGGCATCGACGGCGACCAGTTCATCGACACGGGCCGCGGCGACGACTGCGTGGAGAAGTACGTGGCGGCCTGCGCCACCCTGGCGCAGAACCACCCGCTCGGCGTCACCCAGTCCTACTGCAACTCCGGGTTCGTCATCGCGGGCCGGGTGCTGGAGCGGCTGACCGGCAAGCGCTGGGACGACGTCCTGCGCGAGGGCATCTGCGAGCCGCTCGGACTCACCCACACCTGGACGCTGCCGGAGGACGTCCTGCGCTTCCGCGCCGCGATGGGCCACGAGGACGGCAGGACCGCCCCGGTGTGGGGTCTCATGCGGTCGATGGGCCCGGCCGGGATGATCTGCGCCCGCCCGGCCGACGTGGTCGCCTTCGGCCGTGCCCACCTGGAGGGCGGCCTGCTGGAGAACCCGGCCGCCATGTGGGAGCCGCAGGTCGACATCCCCGACCCGTACACGCTGGGCAAGCAGTGGGGCATCGGCTGGATCATCGACGAGTGGAGCGGGCACAAGGTCATCTCCCACGCCGGCAACACCATCGGCCAGCACGCCGTACTGTGGGCCGTGCCCGATACCGGGACCGTCGTCTGCGTGACCGCCAACGGGGGCCGGAGCGGCGAGTTCACCCGAGCCGTGGCCACCGAATTGTTCGCCGAGCTCGACGGCCTGACCGTGCCGCCCGCGCCGTCCCTGCCGGAGACCCCGGCCGACGTGGACGTCGCGCCGTACGCGGGCGTCTACGAGCGGGCCGGCGCCCGGATCACGGTGAGCGTGCTCGACGACGGCAAGGCTCGCCTGCGCCTGGAGACCACCGGCGAGCTGGCCGCGCTGAAGGAGCCCGAGGAGGCCGACTTCGTCCCGGTGGACGAGAACCTGTTCCTGTTCCGGCTGCCGGGCACCCGCGACTGGATGGCGGCCGTCTTCTTCGAGCTGGCCGACGGCACCCGGTACGTGCACATGGGCGCCCGCGCCACTCCCAAGGTCGGCTGA
- a CDS encoding PucR family transcriptional regulator, with amino-acid sequence MKNRPRASLGRILQDLGTTVLDVAASPGDLDAEVTGVHIFDPLDELIVPPGGILLAVGVRGAAEICSLIERAPAAAGVVVKLPVDVDEQVRATVLETGVAVLGLTRAASWAQVAALLRSLLAEADLAEPEQGPQGDLFSLANAVCALLDAPVTIEDRSSRVLAFSGRQDEADPGRVETVLGRQVPERYLRMLDERGFFKQLYQSRAPVYMQLDDDGGINRAAVAVRSGDEILGSIWVAVREPLSEQRERALADAAKIVALQLLRERAGADTQRRLRADLLSTVLAGGGDAPEAAGRLGIATARLCVLAAQLVPDDAAADPARGESDRQRFCDALALHVAAIHPKSAAALIGSVAYAVLPLHSLGDEEARAVRVAESFLARVGPRHAANIGVGRLAANLSQVARSRADADRALRVLGARGTAGQVAGYTSVHFESLLLQVADVAAAEEQTPTGPYQRLLDHDAEHGTELAATLRAYLDAFGDVNSASAQVHVHANTFRYRLKRLVEISGLNLSDPDARLTAMLQMRIFGR; translated from the coding sequence GTGAAGAACCGTCCCCGCGCCAGCCTGGGACGGATCCTGCAGGACCTCGGCACCACCGTCCTCGACGTGGCGGCCTCACCCGGTGACCTCGACGCCGAGGTCACCGGCGTGCACATCTTCGACCCGCTCGACGAGCTGATCGTCCCCCCGGGCGGGATCCTGCTCGCGGTCGGCGTGCGGGGCGCCGCGGAGATCTGCTCACTCATCGAACGCGCGCCCGCCGCCGCCGGCGTCGTCGTGAAGCTGCCCGTGGACGTCGACGAGCAGGTCCGCGCCACCGTGCTGGAGACCGGCGTCGCCGTGCTCGGCCTCACCCGGGCCGCCTCCTGGGCGCAGGTCGCCGCGCTGCTGCGTTCCCTGCTGGCCGAGGCCGACCTGGCCGAGCCCGAGCAAGGGCCGCAGGGAGACCTGTTCTCGCTGGCCAACGCGGTCTGCGCGCTGCTCGACGCGCCCGTCACCATCGAGGACAGGTCGTCCCGGGTGCTGGCCTTCTCCGGCCGGCAGGACGAGGCCGACCCGGGCCGCGTGGAGACCGTACTCGGCCGCCAGGTGCCCGAACGCTACCTGCGGATGCTCGACGAGCGCGGCTTCTTCAAACAGCTCTACCAGAGCCGCGCGCCCGTCTACATGCAGCTCGATGACGACGGTGGGATCAACCGGGCCGCCGTGGCCGTGCGCAGCGGCGACGAGATCCTCGGCTCGATCTGGGTGGCCGTGCGCGAGCCGCTCAGCGAGCAGCGCGAACGCGCGCTCGCCGACGCCGCCAAGATCGTCGCGCTGCAGTTGCTGCGCGAGCGGGCCGGGGCCGACACCCAGCGGCGGCTGCGCGCCGACCTGCTGTCCACCGTGCTGGCCGGTGGCGGCGACGCGCCCGAGGCGGCGGGGCGGCTCGGCATCGCCACCGCCCGGCTCTGCGTGCTGGCCGCCCAGCTCGTCCCGGACGACGCCGCCGCCGATCCGGCCCGCGGCGAGAGCGATCGGCAGCGGTTCTGCGACGCGCTGGCGCTCCACGTCGCCGCCATCCACCCCAAGTCCGCCGCCGCGCTCATCGGCTCCGTCGCGTACGCCGTGCTGCCGCTGCACTCGCTCGGGGACGAGGAGGCGCGGGCCGTACGCGTGGCGGAGAGCTTCCTGGCCAGGGTCGGCCCCCGCCATGCCGCCAACATCGGCGTGGGCCGCCTGGCCGCCAACCTTTCCCAGGTGGCCAGGTCGCGCGCGGACGCCGACCGGGCGCTGCGCGTGCTGGGCGCCCGCGGCACCGCCGGGCAGGTCGCCGGCTACACGAGCGTGCACTTCGAGTCGCTGCTGCTGCAGGTCGCCGACGTGGCCGCGGCCGAGGAGCAGACGCCCACCGGCCCCTATCAGCGCTTGCTCGACCACGACGCCGAGCACGGCACCGAGCTGGCCGCCACCCTGCGGGCCTATCTCGACGCGTTCGGCGACGTCAACTCGGCCAGCGCCCAGGTGCACGTGCACGCCAACACCTTCCGCTACCGGCTCAAGCGCCTGGTCGAGATCAGCGGCCTCAACCTGTCCGACCCCGACGCCCGGCTCACCGCGATGCTGCAGATGCGGATCTTCGGTCGTTAG
- a CDS encoding ABC transporter substrate-binding protein: MTKPAVAALAGLALLTAACGGTTSGPEQQGKPATGGTFTFAIPADPGVLDPAMGVLTVTNNVLALAYDTLVSADDSGKIVPELAEKWDVKPESVTFTLRKGVTCSDGSPVTPSNVADNVNHIADPAAKSPIYGVFVPAGMKAKADDAAGTVTLSMPEPFSFILESTRTMFIVCGKGVKDRASIARATSGSGPYQLTEAVPSDHYTFKVRRDYAWGPAGATAKELPETVVMKVVPNEQTAANLLIAGSLNGAVFNGADRTRVEASPGVTKQSVSAGNGQFFYHQGEDRPTRDPQVRKALTQALNLQELGGIASGGTGKPVTGLVLEPRPCQGDSVAGHVPGHDAAAAAAALDAAGWKLGADGFRAKDGKRLSLRYMYGTTRGPGYQAAAEYMAQAWKKLGVEVKLNGVIDTKLSESLNATQDWDVVWLPIRLPLPSQLVGFLSGPSAPKGANFAHLANKRYEELVAEASKLPAAEACPKWLESESVLFEAADLVPVVDTTALQAGKGATFRTMAGSLVPTSIRLTQGD, from the coding sequence ATGACAAAACCAGCAGTCGCGGCCCTCGCCGGGCTCGCTCTGCTCACGGCCGCGTGCGGAGGCACGACGAGCGGCCCCGAGCAGCAGGGCAAGCCGGCCACGGGCGGCACCTTCACGTTCGCGATCCCGGCCGATCCCGGCGTCCTCGACCCGGCCATGGGCGTGCTGACGGTCACCAACAACGTGCTCGCCCTGGCCTACGACACGCTCGTCTCCGCCGACGACTCAGGGAAGATCGTCCCCGAGCTGGCCGAGAAGTGGGACGTCAAGCCCGAATCAGTCACCTTCACCCTGCGCAAGGGCGTCACCTGCTCGGACGGCTCCCCGGTGACCCCCTCGAACGTGGCCGACAACGTCAACCACATCGCCGACCCCGCCGCCAAGTCGCCGATCTACGGCGTGTTCGTGCCCGCGGGCATGAAGGCGAAGGCCGACGACGCCGCCGGCACCGTGACCCTGTCCATGCCCGAGCCGTTCAGCTTCATCCTGGAGAGCACGCGGACGATGTTCATCGTCTGCGGCAAAGGGGTGAAGGACCGTGCCTCGATCGCCCGGGCCACCTCCGGCAGCGGGCCCTACCAGCTCACCGAGGCCGTACCCAGCGACCACTACACGTTCAAGGTCCGCCGCGACTACGCCTGGGGCCCCGCCGGCGCCACCGCCAAGGAGCTGCCGGAGACGGTCGTGATGAAGGTCGTGCCGAACGAGCAGACCGCCGCCAACCTGCTCATCGCCGGCTCCCTCAACGGCGCCGTCTTCAACGGCGCCGACCGGACCCGCGTCGAGGCGTCCCCGGGCGTGACCAAACAGTCGGTCTCGGCGGGCAACGGCCAGTTCTTCTACCACCAGGGAGAAGACCGGCCGACCCGCGACCCGCAGGTCCGCAAGGCCCTCACGCAGGCGCTCAACCTCCAGGAGCTGGGCGGCATCGCCTCCGGCGGCACCGGCAAGCCGGTCACCGGCCTGGTCCTGGAGCCGCGCCCCTGCCAGGGCGACTCCGTGGCCGGGCACGTGCCCGGCCACGACGCCGCGGCCGCCGCGGCCGCGCTCGACGCGGCCGGGTGGAAGCTCGGCGCCGACGGTTTCAGGGCCAAGGACGGCAAGCGGCTCAGCCTGCGCTACATGTACGGCACCACCCGCGGCCCCGGCTACCAGGCCGCCGCCGAGTACATGGCGCAGGCGTGGAAGAAGCTCGGCGTCGAGGTGAAGCTGAACGGCGTCATCGACACCAAGCTGTCGGAGTCGCTCAACGCCACCCAGGACTGGGACGTCGTGTGGCTGCCGATCCGCCTGCCCCTGCCCAGCCAGCTCGTCGGCTTCCTGTCGGGACCGTCCGCCCCCAAGGGCGCCAACTTCGCCCACCTGGCCAACAAGCGCTACGAGGAGCTCGTCGCCGAGGCGAGCAAGCTCCCCGCCGCCGAGGCCTGCCCGAAGTGGCTGGAGTCGGAGTCGGTCCTGTTCGAAGCCGCCGACCTGGTGCCCGTGGTGGACACCACGGCGCTGCAGGCCGGCAAGGGCGCCACGTTCCGCACCATGGCCGGAAGCCTGGTGCCCACCTCGATCCGCCTCACGCAAGGAGACTAG
- a CDS encoding ABC transporter permease: MSDPRTTRRPGSQAGSTTVRRTLRTAVRRIVRFAVSLAVLLVASFAMIHLIPGDPVRASLGPAAPIELVEARTAALGLDRPLPEQFVTYVGHVLTGDFGTSFLTGEPVGDVIAARLPNTLTLALLATAVALIVAVPLGMWAAVRTENGRNRGTDLAFGTVTGTAVAVPEFLYSIALVAALAVGLGWFPPAGKAGPLTYVLPVAALAAGPIAMIARITRVETLRELGTDYVRLARAKRLPPARLHLRHVLPNTLTATLTVGGLLLTSLIAGSVLVEYVFAWPGLGLKIVESITQKDYPVAQAVILVYGAIVLIVNLVVDLVLGALDPTSEIKEVSA; this comes from the coding sequence GTGAGCGACCCCCGGACCACGCGGCGCCCGGGCAGCCAGGCGGGGAGCACGACCGTGCGCAGGACGCTGCGTACGGCCGTGCGCCGGATCGTGCGCTTCGCCGTGTCACTGGCGGTGCTGCTGGTGGCGTCGTTCGCGATGATCCACCTCATCCCGGGCGACCCGGTGCGCGCCTCGCTCGGGCCGGCCGCCCCGATCGAGCTGGTCGAGGCCCGTACGGCCGCGCTCGGTCTCGACCGCCCCCTGCCTGAGCAGTTCGTCACGTACGTCGGCCACGTCCTGACCGGTGACTTCGGCACGTCCTTCCTGACGGGGGAGCCGGTGGGCGACGTCATCGCGGCCCGCCTGCCGAACACCCTGACCCTGGCCCTCCTGGCCACCGCCGTGGCGCTGATCGTGGCGGTGCCGCTCGGCATGTGGGCCGCCGTACGCACCGAGAACGGCCGCAACCGCGGCACCGACCTGGCCTTCGGCACGGTCACCGGCACCGCCGTGGCCGTGCCCGAGTTCCTGTACTCGATCGCGCTGGTGGCGGCGCTGGCCGTCGGCCTCGGCTGGTTTCCGCCCGCAGGCAAGGCCGGGCCGCTCACGTACGTGCTGCCCGTCGCGGCCCTGGCGGCCGGGCCGATCGCCATGATCGCCCGGATCACCCGCGTCGAGACCCTGCGCGAGCTGGGCACCGACTACGTGCGCCTGGCCCGCGCCAAGCGGCTGCCCCCGGCCCGGCTCCATCTGCGGCACGTGCTGCCCAACACGCTCACGGCCACGCTGACCGTGGGCGGTCTGCTGCTGACCTCGCTGATCGCCGGCAGCGTCCTGGTCGAGTACGTCTTCGCCTGGCCCGGACTCGGCCTGAAGATCGTCGAGTCGATCACGCAGAAGGACTATCCGGTCGCGCAGGCCGTGATCCTCGTGTACGGCGCCATCGTACTGATCGTGAACCTCGTCGTGGACCTGGTGCTCGGCGCGCTCGATCCCACCTCGGAGATCAAGGAGGTCTCGGCCTGA
- a CDS encoding dipeptide/oligopeptide/nickel ABC transporter permease/ATP-binding protein, with protein MRARTAPDGLRAAEKEDGVPSERAKKGPRSGGGVWRSAPALIGGVLVLLMAVLAVAGPIIWGEAAERIDAGAILQGASAEHPLGTDNLGRDLLARVLVAGRYSLALALAATLIGAAGGILLGALPSVLPRRAARMATGTVNALVAFPGLLLAMFTAVVSGLGARGAVLGIGVAIAPGFARLTQTLAASVAGADYVAAARMLGVPRRRVLARHILPNIAEPLILNLAQSLGGALLGLAGMSFLGLGVQPPDFDWGRLLFDGFARIYVTPVVALGPAAAVALAGIGFNLLGDTLARAAARSPAGQGDAVRPEPPRPSGEPDPDAVLELRDLTVSFPGGSTPVRELSLTVAPGEIVGLVGESGSGKSLTAAAIGGLVPYPGAVTYGRLRLGGVDVATMSGKELGTALAMVFQDPMASLNPALKVGGQLAEVAVVHQGAGRADARRRAVDRLGHVRLPDPAKHAAQHPHELSGGMRQRAVIAMGLMGTPRLIVADEPTTALDVTVQRQILRLLREVVEETGAALLFISHDIAVVGELCDRVVVMYAGRVVEELPADRLADGAAHPYTRALIASLPDLDTDRSRPLAGIPGTQPAPAQVGTGCAFAGRCSLATEQCRTERPELVVHGPRQRVACWEVTS; from the coding sequence ATGCGGGCCAGGACTGCACCGGACGGCCTGCGGGCCGCGGAGAAGGAGGACGGCGTGCCCTCCGAGCGCGCGAAGAAGGGGCCGAGGTCCGGGGGCGGCGTGTGGCGCAGCGCCCCGGCGCTGATCGGCGGCGTGCTGGTGCTGCTCATGGCGGTGCTGGCCGTGGCCGGGCCCATCATCTGGGGCGAGGCCGCAGAACGCATCGACGCCGGGGCCATCCTCCAGGGCGCCTCCGCCGAACACCCGCTCGGCACCGACAACCTGGGCCGGGACCTGCTCGCCCGAGTCCTGGTGGCGGGCCGTTACTCGCTGGCCCTGGCGCTGGCGGCCACGCTCATCGGCGCCGCCGGGGGCATCCTGCTCGGCGCGCTCCCGTCCGTGCTGCCCCGCCGGGCCGCCCGGATGGCGACCGGCACGGTCAACGCCCTGGTGGCCTTCCCCGGCCTGCTGCTGGCCATGTTCACGGCGGTGGTCAGCGGGCTCGGCGCGCGCGGTGCGGTGCTCGGCATAGGCGTGGCCATCGCGCCCGGCTTCGCGCGGCTCACCCAGACCCTGGCCGCCTCGGTCGCCGGCGCCGACTACGTGGCCGCGGCCCGCATGCTCGGCGTGCCCCGCCGCCGCGTCCTCGCCCGGCACATCCTGCCCAACATCGCCGAACCGCTCATCCTCAACCTCGCCCAGTCGCTCGGCGGCGCGCTGCTCGGCCTGGCCGGCATGTCGTTCCTGGGCCTCGGCGTGCAGCCACCGGACTTCGACTGGGGGCGCCTGCTGTTCGACGGCTTCGCGCGGATCTACGTCACCCCCGTGGTCGCGCTCGGTCCCGCGGCGGCCGTCGCCCTGGCCGGCATCGGCTTCAACCTGCTGGGCGACACCCTGGCCAGGGCCGCCGCCCGCTCCCCGGCCGGGCAGGGCGACGCCGTCCGCCCCGAGCCGCCGCGGCCCTCCGGGGAGCCGGACCCGGACGCAGTCCTGGAGCTCCGCGACCTGACCGTCTCGTTCCCGGGCGGCTCGACCCCCGTACGCGAGCTGTCTCTGACCGTGGCGCCGGGGGAGATCGTCGGCCTGGTGGGGGAGTCCGGCAGCGGCAAGAGCCTGACCGCCGCCGCCATCGGCGGCCTCGTTCCCTACCCCGGCGCGGTGACGTACGGCCGGCTGCGCCTCGGCGGCGTCGACGTCGCGACCATGTCCGGCAAGGAACTGGGCACCGCGCTCGCCATGGTGTTCCAGGACCCGATGGCCTCGCTCAACCCCGCGCTGAAAGTCGGCGGCCAGCTCGCCGAGGTGGCCGTCGTCCACCAGGGCGCCGGCCGCGCGGACGCCCGCCGCCGGGCCGTCGACCGGCTGGGCCACGTCCGGCTGCCCGACCCCGCCAAGCACGCCGCCCAGCATCCGCACGAGCTGTCCGGCGGCATGCGCCAGCGCGCGGTCATCGCCATGGGCCTCATGGGCACTCCACGCCTGATCGTCGCCGACGAGCCCACGACCGCCCTCGACGTGACCGTGCAGCGGCAGATCCTGCGGCTGCTCCGCGAGGTCGTCGAGGAGACGGGCGCGGCCCTGCTGTTCATCTCCCACGACATCGCCGTCGTCGGCGAGCTGTGCGACCGCGTCGTCGTCATGTACGCGGGCCGGGTGGTCGAGGAACTGCCCGCCGACCGGCTCGCCGACGGCGCCGCGCACCCCTACACCAGGGCGCTCATCGCGTCCCTGCCCGACCTCGACACCGACCGGAGCCGCCCGCTGGCCGGCATCCCCGGGACCCAGCCGGCCCCGGCGCAGGTCGGCACGGGCTGCGCGTTCGCCGGCCGGTGCTCGCTCGCCACCGAACAATGCCGGACGGAACGTCCCGAACTCGTGGTCCATGGCCCGCGCCAGCGGGTCGCCTGCTGGGAGGTCACCTCGTGA
- a CDS encoding ABC transporter ATP-binding protein: MRIEGLTVRYGGFTAVDDVTLEIPDGHVVGLVGESGSGKSSLARAVSGLVPYTGAIEGAPRIQMVFQDPYASLDPRMTIGETVGEGIEKRRRATEVPRLLGLVQLPAELAGRYPRELSGGQRQRVAIARALGGDPALLVADEITGSLDVSVQGAVLNLVRGLRDELGLSMLFISHNLAVVRYVADTIAVMHHGRIVEHGPAEQVVGEPAHDYTRALLAAVPRLRT; the protein is encoded by the coding sequence GTGAGGATCGAAGGGCTGACCGTGCGCTACGGCGGCTTCACCGCGGTCGACGACGTCACCCTGGAGATCCCCGACGGCCACGTCGTCGGGCTCGTCGGCGAGTCGGGATCGGGCAAGTCGTCGCTGGCCAGGGCCGTGAGCGGGCTCGTGCCCTACACGGGCGCGATCGAGGGAGCGCCGCGGATCCAGATGGTCTTCCAGGATCCGTACGCGTCGCTGGACCCGCGCATGACGATCGGCGAGACGGTCGGGGAGGGCATCGAGAAGCGCCGCCGTGCCACGGAGGTGCCACGGCTGCTCGGTCTCGTCCAGCTGCCCGCCGAACTGGCCGGGCGTTACCCGCGCGAGCTTTCGGGCGGCCAGCGGCAGCGGGTGGCGATCGCCCGGGCACTGGGCGGCGACCCCGCCCTGCTGGTCGCCGACGAGATCACCGGCTCGCTCGACGTGTCGGTCCAAGGGGCCGTGCTCAACCTGGTCCGCGGGCTGCGCGACGAACTCGGACTGTCGATGTTGTTCATCTCGCACAACCTGGCCGTCGTCCGGTACGTCGCCGACACGATTGCCGTCATGCACCACGGCCGGATCGTCGAGCACGGGCCCGCCGAGCAAGTCGTCGGCGAGCCGGCGCATGACTACACGCGCGCGCTGCTGGCGGCGGTGCCACGGCTCAGGACGTGA
- a CDS encoding GNAT family N-acetyltransferase, with amino-acid sequence MLVDHFPPAGLRLTTPRLELRLPSPEELAELADLAAGGVHDPDASPFLVRWTDAPPAEAARSVIHYHWRQLGSWTAREWSLDLTVFRDGVVAGQQSLAARDLGITRQVRTTSWLGRRHQGQGVGTEMRAAVLHLAFAGLGAEEALSGALEHNVASLAVSRKLGYEPDGRRRHALDGRMVVEHRFRLSRDAWERHRTVPVQIDGLEPCLPLMGLDAPPAAAGSTWRAKS; translated from the coding sequence ATGCTGGTCGATCACTTTCCGCCGGCCGGGCTGCGGCTGACCACGCCGCGGCTCGAACTGCGGCTGCCCTCGCCCGAGGAACTGGCCGAGCTCGCCGACCTGGCCGCCGGCGGCGTCCATGACCCCGACGCCTCGCCGTTCCTCGTGCGGTGGACCGACGCGCCGCCCGCCGAGGCCGCCCGCAGCGTGATCCACTACCACTGGCGGCAGCTCGGCTCGTGGACCGCGCGGGAGTGGTCGCTCGACCTCACCGTGTTCCGGGACGGCGTGGTCGCCGGGCAGCAGAGCCTCGCCGCCCGGGACCTGGGCATCACGCGTCAGGTGCGCACCACCTCCTGGCTCGGCCGCCGCCACCAGGGGCAGGGCGTCGGCACCGAGATGCGGGCGGCCGTACTCCACCTCGCCTTCGCCGGGCTGGGCGCCGAGGAGGCGCTGTCAGGCGCGCTCGAGCACAACGTCGCCTCCCTGGCCGTCTCCCGCAAGCTCGGCTACGAGCCCGACGGCCGCCGGCGGCACGCGCTGGACGGGAGGATGGTCGTGGAGCACCGGTTCCGCCTGAGCCGGGACGCCTGGGAGCGGCACCGCACCGTTCCCGTCCAGATCGACGGGCTCGAGCCCTGCCTGCCTCTGATGGGCCTCGACGCGCCGCCCGCGGCGGCCGGCAGTACCTGGAGGGCGAAGAGCTGA
- a CDS encoding aminoglycoside phosphotransferase family protein: protein MIGIPEAFTRSTVEREGDPGAAWLAELPGIVDELLERWGCAPDGEVMHGGVGIVVPVRGRVEGDAVLKVSFPHPGNVHEPDAFAAWGGRGAVRLYARDDERFAMLLERVRASILAEIEDADEVVTVAGRINRRLAVPAPPGLPRLRERAGAWEEQLRKDAEELPHALPRHVVDAAVATVRELGPLQPDLLIHGDLHPRNILRADREPWLAVDPKGHAGDPAYDGGTLLKSRALTLLEADDLRKALHRTLDVFAEAAELDRERTRRWAQFHAVQAAFWGRRHGFRVARDGPRLDWLVEFADRLSELLLERS, encoded by the coding sequence ATGATCGGGATACCGGAGGCGTTCACGCGGAGCACCGTCGAGCGTGAGGGAGACCCGGGCGCGGCGTGGCTCGCCGAACTGCCCGGGATCGTGGACGAGCTGCTGGAGCGCTGGGGGTGCGCGCCGGACGGCGAGGTCATGCACGGGGGCGTCGGGATCGTCGTCCCGGTGCGCGGGCGGGTCGAGGGGGACGCCGTGCTGAAGGTGTCGTTCCCGCATCCCGGCAACGTCCACGAGCCGGACGCGTTCGCGGCGTGGGGCGGGCGTGGAGCCGTCCGGCTCTACGCGCGCGACGACGAGCGTTTCGCCATGCTGCTCGAACGGGTCCGGGCGTCGATCCTGGCGGAGATCGAGGACGCCGACGAGGTCGTCACGGTCGCGGGCCGAATCAACCGCCGCCTGGCCGTCCCCGCGCCGCCCGGCCTGCCCCGGCTGCGGGAGCGGGCCGGCGCCTGGGAGGAGCAGCTGCGCAAGGACGCCGAGGAGCTGCCGCACGCACTGCCGCGTCACGTGGTGGACGCCGCCGTGGCGACCGTACGCGAGCTGGGCCCCCTCCAGCCGGACCTCCTCATCCACGGGGACCTCCACCCCAGGAACATCCTGCGCGCCGACCGCGAGCCCTGGCTGGCCGTCGACCCCAAGGGGCACGCGGGAGACCCCGCCTACGACGGCGGCACGCTCCTCAAGTCACGCGCGCTCACCCTCCTCGAGGCGGACGACCTGCGCAAGGCCCTCCACCGTACGCTGGACGTCTTCGCCGAGGCCGCCGAACTCGATCGCGAACGCACCCGGCGCTGGGCCCAGTTCCACGCCGTCCAGGCCGCGTTCTGGGGCCGGCGCCACGGCTTCCGCGTCGCCCGCGACGGACCGCGATTGGACTGGCTCGTCGAGTTCGCGGATCGTCTGTCGGAGTTGCTCCTGGAACGCTCGTAG